In one window of Streptomyces griseus subsp. griseus DNA:
- the pafA gene encoding Pup--protein ligase, with the protein MDRRIFGLENEYGVTCTFRGQRRLSPDEVARYLFRRVVSWGRSSNVFLRNGARLYLDVGSHPEYATPECDNVTELVTHDKAGERILEGLLVDAERRLHEEGIAGDVYLFKNNTDSAGNSYGCHENYLVARHGEFSRLADILIPFLVTRQLICGAGKVLQTPRGAVYCVSQRAEHIWEGVSSATTRSRPIINTRDEPHADAERYRRLHVIVGDSNMSETTMLLKVGATDLVLRMIEAGTVMRDLTLENPIRAIREVSHDLTGRRKVRLASGREASAIEVQREYYEKAVDFVERRGIRTGTVDQVLELWGRTLDAIEAEDLDRIDTEIDWVMKYKLIERYRAKHNMTMSNPRVAQIDLAYHDIHRRRGLFYLLERKGQTARICNDLKIFEGKSVPPQTTRARLRGDFIRRAQEQRRDFTVDWVHLKLNDQAQRTVLCKDPFRSVDERVEKLIAGM; encoded by the coding sequence ATGGACCGCCGCATTTTCGGGCTGGAGAACGAGTACGGCGTCACGTGCACGTTCAGGGGACAGCGCCGACTGTCACCTGACGAAGTGGCGCGCTACCTCTTCCGCCGTGTTGTGTCATGGGGCCGCAGCAGCAATGTCTTTCTGCGGAACGGCGCCCGCCTCTACCTCGACGTGGGATCGCATCCGGAATATGCAACCCCCGAATGCGACAACGTGACCGAGCTGGTCACGCACGACAAGGCCGGCGAGCGCATTCTCGAAGGCCTGCTCGTCGACGCCGAACGCCGCCTGCACGAGGAGGGAATCGCGGGCGACGTCTATCTCTTCAAGAACAACACCGACTCGGCGGGAAACTCCTACGGGTGCCACGAGAACTACCTCGTCGCCCGGCACGGAGAATTCTCCCGGCTCGCGGACATCCTCATCCCCTTCCTCGTCACCCGGCAGCTCATCTGCGGGGCGGGCAAGGTGCTCCAGACGCCGCGCGGAGCCGTCTACTGCGTCAGCCAGCGTGCCGAGCACATCTGGGAGGGCGTCAGCTCCGCGACCACCCGCTCCCGGCCGATCATCAACACCCGTGACGAACCCCACGCCGACGCCGAGCGGTACCGCCGCCTCCACGTCATCGTCGGAGACTCGAACATGTCCGAGACGACCATGCTGCTCAAGGTCGGCGCCACCGACCTGGTGCTCCGCATGATCGAGGCGGGCACGGTGATGCGCGATCTGACCCTGGAGAACCCGATCCGGGCCATCCGCGAGGTCAGCCACGACCTCACCGGCCGGCGCAAGGTGCGCCTGGCCAGCGGCCGCGAGGCCTCGGCCATCGAGGTCCAGCGGGAGTACTACGAGAAGGCCGTGGACTTCGTCGAGCGCCGGGGCATCCGCACCGGCACCGTCGACCAGGTCCTGGAGCTGTGGGGCCGCACCCTCGACGCCATCGAGGCCGAGGACCTCGACCGGATCGACACCGAGATCGACTGGGTCATGAAGTACAAGCTCATCGAGCGGTACCGCGCCAAGCACAACATGACCATGTCGAACCCGCGGGTCGCCCAGATAGACCTCGCCTACCACGACATCCACCGTCGCCGCGGTCTCTTCTACCTCCTGGAGCGGAAGGGCCAGACCGCCCGCATCTGCAACGACCTGAAGATCTTCGAGGGCAAGTCGGTGCCCCCGCAGACCACCCGGGCGAGGCTGCGCGGCGACTTCATCCGCCGGGCCCAGGAGCAGCGCCGGGACTTCACCGTCGACTGGGTCCACCTCAAGCTCAACGACCAGGCGCAGCGCACGGTGCTCTGCAAGGACCCGTTCCGCTCCGTCGACGAGCGCGTGGAGAAGCTGATCGCGGGCATGTGA
- the prcB gene encoding proteasome subunit beta codes for MEANTRSTGRLPAAFLTPGSSSFMDFLSDQSPEMLPGNRSLPPLQGAIEAPHGTTIVAASFPGGVVLAGDRRATMGNMIAQRDIEKVFPADEYSAVGIAGTAGLAVEMVKLFQLELEHFEKVEGAQLSLEGKANRLSTMIRSNLAMAMQGLAVVPLFAGYDVDRDKGRIFSYDVTGGRSEENGYAATGSGSIFARGSMKKLYREDLTEEQTLTLVVQALYDAADDDSATGGPDVARRIYPIVTVITDEGFRRLGDQESADIARSILERRLEQPDGPRAALL; via the coding sequence GTGGAAGCCAACACTCGTAGCACCGGGCGTCTACCAGCTGCCTTCCTGACGCCGGGTTCGTCCTCGTTCATGGACTTCCTGTCCGACCAGTCGCCCGAGATGCTCCCGGGCAACCGGAGTCTGCCGCCGCTTCAGGGGGCCATCGAGGCACCGCACGGGACGACCATCGTCGCGGCGTCCTTCCCCGGTGGCGTCGTCCTGGCCGGTGACCGGCGCGCCACCATGGGCAACATGATCGCGCAGCGCGACATCGAGAAGGTCTTCCCGGCCGACGAGTATTCGGCGGTGGGCATCGCCGGCACCGCCGGACTGGCCGTGGAGATGGTCAAGCTGTTCCAGCTGGAGCTGGAGCACTTCGAGAAGGTCGAGGGCGCCCAGCTCTCCCTGGAGGGCAAGGCGAACCGGCTCTCCACCATGATCCGCTCCAACCTCGCCATGGCCATGCAGGGCCTCGCCGTGGTGCCGCTCTTCGCGGGGTACGACGTGGACCGCGACAAGGGCCGCATCTTCTCCTACGACGTCACCGGTGGCCGCTCCGAGGAGAACGGCTACGCCGCCACCGGATCCGGGTCGATCTTCGCCCGCGGCTCCATGAAGAAGCTCTACCGCGAGGACCTGACGGAGGAGCAGACCCTCACCCTGGTCGTGCAGGCGCTGTACGACGCCGCTGACGACGACTCGGCGACCGGCGGCCCGGACGTGGCCCGCCGGATCTACCCGATCGTCACCGTCATCACCGACGAAGGCTTCCGGAGGCTGGGCGACCAGGAGTCCGCCGACATCGCGCGCTCCATCCTGGAACGCCGCCTGGAGCAGCCCGACGGCCCGCGCGCCGCGCTGCTCTGA
- a CDS encoding helix-turn-helix transcriptional regulator, with product MATNAIDQTRRMLSLVTYLRERPGAHVQDVARAFGITEDELISDLDVLPMCGTSFRGGDLLDIDTDGDRIWWHNPDDVAEPLRLAADEATALLVAARAVATLPGLRESDREALLRATAKLETAAGESGAASSRLSVTFEAEGGVFADVDRAISERRRLWLRYYSPARDELTEREVDPIRLFAVGHTYMEGWCRLSEARRTFRLDRVAEIRLLDAPAAPPELELRDLSEGLVQPAAEDPEVVIEVGTGGRWVAEYYPHDSAEELPDGGLRITLRTPDPASLRRLALRLGGEGRIVSPPELAESARTAAREALAAYDTV from the coding sequence ATGGCCACGAACGCGATCGACCAGACCCGCCGGATGCTCTCCCTGGTGACGTACCTCCGCGAGCGCCCCGGCGCCCACGTCCAGGACGTGGCCCGGGCCTTCGGGATCACCGAGGACGAGCTGATCTCGGACCTCGACGTGCTCCCCATGTGCGGGACCAGCTTCCGGGGCGGCGACCTCCTCGACATCGACACCGACGGCGACCGGATCTGGTGGCACAACCCGGACGACGTCGCCGAACCGCTCCGGCTCGCTGCCGACGAGGCCACCGCCCTCCTCGTCGCCGCCCGCGCGGTGGCGACCCTGCCCGGACTGCGCGAGAGCGACCGGGAGGCCCTGCTCCGGGCCACGGCCAAGCTGGAGACGGCGGCGGGGGAGTCCGGCGCGGCCAGCTCCCGGCTCTCGGTGACCTTCGAGGCGGAGGGCGGTGTCTTCGCCGACGTCGACCGGGCCATCTCCGAGCGCCGACGCCTCTGGCTGCGCTACTACTCGCCCGCGCGCGACGAACTCACCGAGCGCGAGGTCGACCCCATCCGGCTCTTCGCCGTCGGCCACACCTATATGGAGGGCTGGTGCCGGCTCTCCGAGGCCCGCCGGACCTTCCGGCTGGACCGGGTCGCCGAGATCCGCCTCCTCGACGCCCCCGCAGCCCCGCCGGAGCTGGAGCTGCGGGACCTCTCCGAAGGGCTGGTCCAGCCCGCGGCAGAGGACCCCGAGGTCGTCATCGAGGTCGGCACCGGCGGCCGCTGGGTCGCCGAGTACTACCCGCACGATTCCGCCGAGGAACTCCCCGACGGCGGCCTGCGCATCACCCTGCGCACTCCCGACCCGGCGTCGCTGCGCCGTCTCGCCCTGCGCCTCGGCGGTGAGGGCCGCATCGTCTCCCCGCCGGAGCTCGCCGAGAGCGCCCGGACGGCGGCCCGTGAGGCGCTCGCCGCCTACGACACGGTCTGA
- a CDS encoding LacI family DNA-binding transcriptional regulator, with translation MTDPQQPVPPRPTSRDVARAAGVSQATVSLVLGEKWPGRVSEATAQRVRDRAAELGYRPNLAARNLRLGRTRTALLVVPALTNEFFARVYTGAAAVAAEHDFGVVLYPSPDGTGPARDPFASARAALDGVIASSMASDALGALHGADLPLVMLDSDPAGTDAAAHVNLDIADGMRQLTEHLLGLGHRRFVHLASAVDTWTFAVRAQAVREAVGAVPGATVRTVRAPLDVRAGREAAEQALAVTGERPTAVVCDDDILAAGACKAARRLGLRVPDDLSVTGFDDLALATAVEPELTTVQLPAEQVGERGMAALLAVLDGRPAETDSLPVRLVVRGSTAPPPPPGHDGCPRAEPGGIRHV, from the coding sequence GTGACCGACCCCCAGCAGCCCGTCCCGCCCCGGCCCACCAGCCGCGACGTGGCCCGTGCGGCGGGCGTCTCGCAGGCGACGGTCTCGCTCGTGCTCGGGGAGAAGTGGCCGGGCCGGGTGTCCGAGGCCACGGCCCAGCGGGTCCGGGACCGTGCGGCGGAGCTCGGCTACCGGCCCAATCTGGCCGCCCGCAATCTGCGGCTCGGCCGCACCAGGACCGCGCTGCTGGTGGTCCCGGCGCTCACCAACGAGTTCTTCGCCCGGGTCTACACCGGGGCCGCCGCCGTGGCCGCCGAGCACGACTTCGGCGTGGTGCTCTACCCCTCCCCGGACGGCACCGGGCCGGCCCGGGACCCGTTCGCCTCGGCCCGCGCCGCCCTGGACGGGGTGATCGCCTCCTCCATGGCCTCCGACGCGCTCGGCGCGCTGCACGGGGCGGACCTGCCGCTGGTGATGCTGGACAGCGACCCGGCGGGGACGGATGCGGCGGCCCATGTGAACCTGGACATCGCCGACGGCATGCGGCAGCTGACGGAGCATCTGCTGGGCCTCGGCCACCGCCGCTTCGTCCATCTGGCGTCCGCCGTGGACACCTGGACGTTCGCGGTCCGGGCGCAGGCGGTACGGGAGGCGGTGGGCGCGGTCCCGGGCGCCACGGTGCGTACGGTACGGGCCCCCCTCGACGTACGGGCCGGGCGCGAGGCCGCCGAACAGGCCCTGGCCGTCACCGGGGAGCGACCCACGGCGGTCGTCTGCGACGACGACATCCTGGCGGCCGGGGCCTGCAAGGCGGCCCGCCGGCTCGGGCTGCGCGTCCCGGACGACCTCTCGGTCACCGGCTTCGACGACCTGGCGCTGGCCACCGCCGTCGAACCGGAGCTGACCACGGTGCAGCTGCCCGCCGAGCAGGTCGGGGAGCGCGGTATGGCGGCGCTGCTCGCGGTGCTGGACGGCCGCCCTGCCGAGACGGACAGCCTGCCGGTGCGGCTGGTCGTACGGGGCTCCACGGCACCGCCGCCCCCTCCCGGGCATGACGGATGCCCCCGGGCCGAGCCCGGGGGCATCCGTCATGTGTGA
- a CDS encoding helix-turn-helix transcriptional regulator, whose translation MAIAKAERLMNLALCLLGTRRPLSKRELRGSIEAYLEAGSDDSFNRMFERDKDDLRELGLVIETVENLDGDTGYLARRDSNRLPPITLDAEEAAALGLAAKVWQQARLAGAASGALQKLRAAGMPEAEDAYEVHSALEPRIPVHEAAFEPLMLACRDRRPVTFDYRKANSAAPVQRQVEPWTLECWRGHWYLAGWDRGRGAERVFRLSRITGKVRSRAGTFTAEVPDVVTVRETVESWAGETATRTARIRLRAGSGYPLRARAISVHERGDGWDELEIPYGHGLDAWLVEFGPDVVVEEPADLRADVVDRLRAVAKD comes from the coding sequence ATGGCGATTGCCAAGGCCGAGCGGTTGATGAACCTCGCGCTGTGCCTGCTGGGGACCCGGCGCCCGCTCAGCAAGCGCGAGCTGCGCGGCTCCATCGAGGCGTACCTCGAAGCGGGCTCCGACGACTCCTTCAACCGGATGTTCGAGCGCGACAAGGATGATCTGCGCGAGCTCGGCCTCGTCATCGAGACCGTCGAGAACCTCGACGGCGACACCGGCTATCTGGCCCGCCGGGACAGCAACCGGCTGCCCCCCATCACCCTGGACGCCGAGGAGGCCGCCGCCCTCGGCCTCGCCGCCAAGGTCTGGCAGCAGGCCCGCCTCGCCGGGGCCGCCAGCGGCGCCCTCCAGAAGCTCCGCGCGGCCGGTATGCCCGAGGCCGAGGACGCGTACGAGGTGCACAGCGCCCTCGAACCCCGTATCCCCGTCCACGAGGCAGCCTTCGAGCCCCTGATGCTCGCCTGCCGCGACCGCCGCCCGGTCACCTTCGACTACCGCAAGGCCAACTCCGCCGCCCCCGTCCAGCGCCAGGTCGAACCCTGGACCCTCGAATGCTGGCGCGGCCACTGGTACCTCGCGGGCTGGGACCGGGGCCGTGGCGCCGAGCGCGTCTTCAGGCTCTCCCGCATCACCGGCAAGGTCCGCTCCCGCGCCGGGACGTTCACCGCCGAGGTGCCCGACGTCGTCACCGTCCGCGAGACCGTCGAGAGCTGGGCCGGCGAGACCGCCACCCGGACCGCCCGGATCAGGCTCCGCGCCGGATCCGGCTACCCGCTGCGGGCGCGGGCGATATCGGTCCATGAGCGCGGCGACGGCTGGGACGAGCTGGAGATCCCGTACGGACACGGGCTCGACGCCTGGCTCGTCGAGTTCGGGCCGGACGTCGTCGTGGAGGAACCCGCCGATCTGCGGGCCGATGTGGTGGACCGGCTCCGAGCCGTGGCCAAGGACTAG
- a CDS encoding FKBP-type peptidyl-prolyl cis-trans isomerase translates to MSIEKPEIDFPGGEPPADLEIKDIWEGDGPVAKAGDKVKVHYVGVAFSTGEEFDASWNRGAPLAFQLGVGQVISGWDQGVQGMKVGGRRQLTIPAHLAYGDRGAGSAIAPGETLIFVCDLVSV, encoded by the coding sequence GTGAGCATCGAGAAGCCCGAGATCGACTTCCCGGGTGGCGAGCCGCCGGCCGACCTGGAGATCAAGGACATCTGGGAGGGCGACGGCCCCGTCGCCAAGGCCGGGGACAAGGTCAAGGTCCACTACGTGGGCGTGGCCTTCTCCACCGGTGAGGAGTTCGACGCCTCCTGGAACCGCGGCGCGCCGCTGGCCTTCCAGCTCGGTGTCGGCCAGGTCATCTCCGGCTGGGACCAGGGCGTGCAGGGCATGAAGGTCGGCGGCCGCCGCCAGCTGACCATCCCCGCACACCTCGCGTACGGCGACCGCGGCGCGGGCAGCGCGATCGCCCCGGGCGAGACGCTGATCTTCGTCTGCGACCTGGTCTCGGTCTGA
- a CDS encoding MFS transporter, producing the protein MAAGYLDILRARHAARLLTGTLVGRLPNGTAHIAIVLFTRAEGGSYTLAGALAAAYGLATAVGQPLLGRAVDLYGQPRVQLPAAVLSALGMALLAFVGLGSLPLAYAAVIVAGVATPPLEGGLRALWPSVLKREDQVHRAYAMDAVAQEIMFTVGPLLVTLLVSLWSPAAALLVINAIGVLGALSVVLSEPSRTWRSAPREAHWLGALRSPGLLALLGAFFFVGLALGSITVAGVAYADDHGRESVYGWLMAALGLGALIGGLGYGARQWAGAPERRLRVIVGLLALGYLPLTLTPSVPVMTALAALAGVFLAPAIACSFIVVDRHAPRGTVTEAFSWLVTTFGVGAAAGTAVAGPAVEIGSTAWSFGVAGVGGVLALVVLLATGKVLAAPVRDPAVVTGSENDRNGAVKPGFSTGRKA; encoded by the coding sequence ATGGCCGCGGGGTATCTGGACATCCTCCGGGCGCGGCATGCCGCCCGGCTGCTGACGGGCACCCTGGTGGGGCGGCTGCCCAACGGCACCGCCCACATCGCGATCGTGCTCTTCACCCGCGCCGAGGGCGGCAGCTACACCCTGGCCGGCGCCCTCGCCGCCGCCTACGGGCTCGCCACCGCCGTCGGGCAGCCGCTGCTCGGCCGGGCCGTCGACCTGTACGGGCAGCCGCGCGTCCAGCTCCCCGCCGCCGTGCTCTCCGCCCTCGGCATGGCCCTGCTGGCGTTCGTGGGCCTCGGCTCGCTCCCGCTGGCGTACGCCGCCGTCATCGTCGCCGGAGTCGCCACACCGCCCCTGGAGGGCGGGCTGCGGGCCCTGTGGCCCAGCGTGCTGAAGCGCGAGGACCAGGTGCACCGGGCATACGCGATGGACGCCGTGGCGCAGGAGATCATGTTCACCGTGGGGCCGCTCCTGGTGACACTCCTCGTCTCGCTCTGGTCCCCGGCCGCCGCTCTGCTCGTCATCAACGCCATCGGCGTCCTGGGCGCGTTGTCGGTCGTCCTCTCGGAGCCCTCCCGCACCTGGCGCTCCGCACCCCGCGAGGCGCACTGGCTCGGCGCCCTGCGCTCGCCCGGACTCCTAGCCCTGCTCGGGGCGTTCTTCTTCGTCGGTCTCGCGCTCGGCTCCATCACGGTGGCCGGTGTGGCCTACGCCGACGACCACGGCCGCGAGTCGGTGTACGGCTGGCTGATGGCCGCGCTCGGCCTCGGCGCCCTCATCGGTGGCCTCGGCTACGGGGCACGGCAGTGGGCCGGTGCGCCCGAGCGGCGGCTCCGCGTCATCGTCGGCCTCCTGGCCCTCGGCTACCTGCCGCTGACGCTCACCCCCTCGGTCCCCGTCATGACCGCCCTCGCCGCCCTCGCCGGAGTCTTCCTGGCCCCCGCCATCGCCTGCTCGTTCATCGTGGTGGACCGGCACGCCCCGCGCGGCACGGTGACCGAGGCGTTCTCCTGGCTCGTCACCACCTTCGGCGTCGGCGCGGCAGCCGGAACGGCCGTCGCGGGACCCGCCGTCGAGATCGGCTCCACCGCCTGGAGCTTCGGCGTGGCGGGGGTCGGCGGAGTCCTCGCCCTGGTGGTCCTGCTGGCCACGGGGAAGGTCCTCGCAGCTCCCGTACGCGACCCCGCCGTCGTGACCGGATCGGAAAATGATCGAAACGGTGCTGTCAAACCCGGTTTCAGCACCGGCCGTAAGGCGTAA
- the prcA gene encoding proteasome subunit alpha, translating to MSTPFYVSPQQAMADRAEYARKGIARGRSLVVLQYADGIVFVGENPSRALHKFSEIYDRIGFAAAGKYNEYENLRIGGVRYADLRGYTYDRDDVTARGLANVYAQTLGTIFSSAAEKPYEVELVVAEVGTAPEGDQIYRLPHDGSIVDEHGSVAVGGNAEQISGFLDQRHRDGMTLAEALKLAVQALSREPGGGEREIPAERLEVAVLDRTRPQQRKFKRIVGRQLTRLLDAEAAGATPTDAPSDTEETDTPDSTETGTGTDTGTAPGSTEE from the coding sequence GTGTCGACGCCGTTCTATGTCTCACCCCAGCAGGCCATGGCCGACCGGGCGGAATACGCCCGCAAGGGCATCGCCCGTGGTCGCAGCCTCGTTGTGCTGCAGTATGCCGACGGCATTGTGTTCGTCGGCGAGAACCCGTCCCGCGCGCTGCACAAGTTCAGCGAGATCTATGACCGGATCGGCTTCGCGGCCGCCGGCAAGTACAACGAGTACGAGAACCTCCGCATCGGCGGTGTGCGCTACGCGGACCTGCGCGGATACACCTACGACCGTGACGATGTGACAGCCCGCGGGCTGGCCAACGTCTACGCCCAGACGCTCGGCACCATCTTCTCCAGCGCGGCCGAGAAGCCGTACGAGGTGGAGCTGGTCGTCGCCGAGGTCGGCACCGCCCCTGAGGGTGACCAGATCTACCGGCTGCCGCACGACGGTTCGATCGTGGACGAGCACGGCTCGGTCGCGGTCGGCGGCAACGCCGAGCAGATCAGCGGCTTCCTGGACCAGCGCCACCGCGACGGCATGACCCTCGCCGAGGCGCTCAAGCTGGCCGTCCAGGCGCTCTCCCGCGAGCCGGGCGGCGGGGAGCGGGAGATCCCCGCCGAGCGCCTCGAAGTCGCGGTGCTGGACCGTACGCGGCCCCAGCAGCGCAAGTTCAAGCGGATCGTCGGCCGCCAGCTGACCCGGCTCCTCGACGCGGAAGCGGCGGGCGCCACCCCGACGGACGCCCCGTCCGACACCGAGGAGACCGACACCCCCGACTCCACGGAGACCGGCACCGGTACGGACACCGGCACCGCCCCCGGCTCCACCGAGGAGTAG
- a CDS encoding FKBP-type peptidyl-prolyl cis-trans isomerase — protein sequence MRRIAGLLVAPLLLLSAVACGSDDKASDSASSKNGVPAITAGAKFGEKPTLSKGKGDPPKELKTEVISEGDGAKLKNGDAIQVNYLGQSWDSDKPFDNSFDRKQPFDLTLGAGMVIQGWDKGLVGQKVGSRVQLVIPPELGYGEQGQGDIKPNATLGFVVDIVKATQIPASAKGKEVAQDNIDLPKVGTNDDGKAPKVTIPKSDPPKKLASNYILESDGEVIKETDSVVVNYVGLIWKDAKEFDSTYAQGKTQTFPLAQVTLKGLKEGLIGKKVGSRVLLVIPPDQAFGDQQQQAIPKNSTLVFAVDVLAKM from the coding sequence GTGCGCCGAATTGCCGGCCTTCTCGTCGCCCCCCTCCTGCTGCTGTCGGCAGTGGCCTGCGGCAGCGACGACAAGGCCTCCGACTCCGCCTCGTCCAAGAACGGCGTGCCCGCGATCACCGCAGGCGCGAAGTTCGGCGAGAAGCCCACCCTCTCCAAGGGCAAGGGAGACCCGCCCAAGGAGCTGAAGACCGAGGTCATCAGCGAGGGCGACGGTGCGAAGCTCAAGAACGGCGACGCGATCCAGGTCAACTACCTCGGTCAGTCGTGGGACTCCGACAAGCCGTTCGACAACAGCTTCGACCGCAAGCAGCCCTTCGACCTGACGCTCGGCGCGGGCATGGTCATCCAGGGCTGGGACAAGGGCCTCGTCGGCCAGAAGGTCGGCAGCCGCGTCCAGCTCGTCATCCCGCCGGAGCTCGGCTACGGCGAGCAGGGCCAGGGAGACATCAAGCCGAACGCCACCCTCGGCTTCGTCGTCGACATCGTGAAGGCGACCCAGATCCCGGCCTCCGCCAAGGGCAAGGAGGTCGCCCAGGACAACATCGACCTGCCCAAGGTCGGGACCAACGACGACGGCAAGGCGCCGAAGGTCACCATCCCCAAGAGCGACCCGCCGAAGAAGCTGGCCTCCAACTACATCCTGGAGTCCGACGGTGAGGTCATCAAGGAGACCGACAGCGTCGTCGTGAACTACGTGGGTCTGATCTGGAAGGATGCCAAGGAGTTCGACTCCACCTACGCCCAGGGCAAGACCCAGACCTTCCCGCTGGCCCAGGTCACCCTCAAGGGACTCAAGGAGGGCCTGATCGGCAAGAAGGTCGGCAGCCGCGTGCTGCTCGTGATCCCGCCGGACCAGGCCTTCGGCGACCAGCAGCAGCAGGCCATTCCGAAGAACTCCACGCTGGTCTTCGCCGTGGACGTCCTGGCCAAGATGTAA
- the dop gene encoding depupylase/deamidase Dop has protein sequence MTVRRVMGIETEYGISVPGHPNANAMLTSSQIVNAYAAAMHRARRARWDFEEENPLRDARGFDLARETADSSQLTDEDIGLANVILTNGARLYVDHAHPEYSSPEITNPLDAVLWDKAGERIMAEAAERAAAIPGAQPIHLYKNNTDNKGASYGTHENYLMKRETPFSDIVRHLTPFFVSRQVVTGAGRVGIGQDGHEHGFQISQRADYFEVEVGLETTLKRPIINTRDEPHSDAEKYRRLHVIIGDANLSEISTYLKLGTTSLVLSMIEDAFINVDLAVDQPVRTLHQVSHDPDLRQLITLRSGRTLTAVQLQMEYFELARKYVDERYGADADEQTKDILTRWEDTLNRLETDPMSLAGELDWIAKRELMEGYRRRDSLDWDAPRLHLVDLQYADVRPDKGLYNRLAARGRMKRLLDEDDVTRARTQPPEDTRAYFRGRCLEQYADDVAAASWDSVIFDLPDRDSLQRVPTLEPLRGTKEHVKDLLDRCRTAEELVRTLSGG, from the coding sequence ATGACCGTACGGCGAGTAATGGGCATCGAGACGGAGTACGGGATCTCCGTCCCCGGCCACCCCAACGCCAATGCCATGCTCACCTCGTCCCAGATCGTCAACGCCTACGCGGCGGCGATGCACCGGGCGCGCCGCGCCCGCTGGGACTTCGAGGAGGAGAATCCGCTGCGCGACGCGCGAGGCTTCGACCTCGCCCGTGAGACCGCCGACTCCAGTCAGCTCACCGACGAGGACATCGGCCTGGCCAATGTGATCCTCACCAACGGCGCCCGGCTCTACGTCGACCACGCGCACCCCGAATACAGCTCACCGGAGATCACCAACCCCCTCGACGCGGTGCTCTGGGACAAGGCCGGCGAGCGGATCATGGCCGAGGCCGCCGAGCGGGCGGCCGCCATCCCCGGCGCCCAGCCGATCCACCTCTACAAGAACAACACCGACAACAAGGGCGCCTCCTACGGCACGCACGAGAACTATCTGATGAAGCGGGAGACGCCGTTCTCGGACATCGTGCGCCATCTGACGCCGTTCTTCGTCTCCCGCCAGGTCGTCACCGGCGCGGGGCGGGTCGGCATCGGCCAGGACGGCCATGAGCACGGCTTCCAGATCAGCCAGCGCGCGGACTACTTCGAGGTCGAGGTCGGCCTGGAGACCACGCTCAAGCGGCCCATCATCAACACCCGGGACGAGCCCCACTCCGACGCGGAGAAGTACCGCCGGCTCCATGTGATCATCGGCGACGCCAACCTCTCGGAGATCTCGACCTATCTGAAGCTGGGCACCACGTCCCTGGTGCTGTCCATGATCGAGGACGCCTTCATCAACGTCGACCTCGCCGTCGACCAGCCCGTCCGCACCCTGCACCAGGTCTCGCACGACCCGGACCTCCGGCAGCTGATCACGCTCCGCAGCGGCCGGACACTCACCGCCGTCCAGCTCCAGATGGAGTACTTCGAGCTGGCCCGCAAATACGTCGACGAGCGGTACGGTGCCGACGCCGACGAGCAGACCAAGGACATCCTGACCCGCTGGGAGGACACGCTCAACCGGCTGGAGACCGACCCGATGAGCCTGGCCGGGGAGCTGGACTGGATCGCCAAGCGGGAGCTCATGGAGGGTTACCGCCGCCGCGACTCGCTGGACTGGGACGCCCCCCGGCTGCACCTGGTCGACCTCCAGTACGCCGACGTACGGCCCGACAAGGGGCTCTACAACCGTCTGGCGGCCCGTGGGCGGATGAAGCGGCTGCTGGACGAGGACGACGTCACCAGGGCCCGTACGCAGCCTCCGGAGGACACCAGGGCCTACTTCCGGGGCCGCTGTCTGGAGCAGTATGCCGACGACGTTGCGGCCGCCTCCTGGGACTCGGTCATCTTCGACCTGCCGGACCGCGACTCGCTCCAGCGGGTGCCCACCCTGGAGCCGCTGCGGGGGACCAAGGAGCACGTCAAGGACCTCCTGGACCGCTGCCGTACGGCGGAGGAGCTGGTCCGGACGCTGTCGGGCGGCTGA
- a CDS encoding ubiquitin-like protein Pup: MATKDTGGGQQKATRSTEEVEEQAQDAQASEDLAERQEKLSDDVDSVLDEIDDVLEENAEDFVRSFVQKGGQ, encoded by the coding sequence ATGGCGACCAAGGACACCGGCGGCGGACAGCAGAAGGCGACGCGTTCCACCGAGGAGGTCGAGGAGCAGGCGCAGGACGCGCAGGCGTCCGAGGACCTCGCGGAGCGCCAGGAGAAGCTGAGCGACGACGTCGACTCGGTGCTGGACGAGATCGACGACGTCCTCGAAGAGAACGCCGAGGACTTCGTCCGCTCCTTCGTTCAAAAGGGTGGACAGTAG